TAAGTGCCTTTATCATGCTACAATAGTATAAGTTTTGTGATAGACGATGATCCATTACTACTTTTTCtgatttattttactttacttttcGCTTTTACTAGCAGTTATTCCctcttgaataaaaaattataagggTGAAACTTCAAACAATGCATCTTTTACTAGTAGTATTAAAGTTTTATGCAAAACAGTTAGATTGTATAAATTCAATACCTTTGTGTTTCATGATTCTGtgtcatattttttgtttgaaaaagttCGTGACATGTACTTCGATTACTAAAATGTCAGTTAATCAATGGTTCTAATTCTCAAAGCTCAAGGTAAATGTTCCATCCATATTAGTATGAGATATAGAGACTTCATTTCCTCATACACGCACTCCCTCTTACACACACTGAAAGTCAATAAACActattttttctcaatttcactTGTTGTTACCTTTACTCTCACCAAATGAAGTGAAAAGAGGAGGCTgacgaaaagaaagaaaagtctGCCTAATCAAACTACtctgttttcttattttcattacCACGTACATATATGATAGTTTGCATTTGATAATGGCAAACATGAGTCatgcattttgttttattctctaatcaaaattaaagttttatctggtaatttgtataaaatataagtttgctttaaatttgaacataaaGGTGAATCTATTCTGTTTGGAGAATGACACTGAAAACGCCTAAAGCAACTACACAATTATTTCGTTACTATAATCATTTCATAGTTTTCCTTACTAcgaattttgttaaatttgataCCCTTGTCTGTATGCCTCGAATCAATGCAGAATGCAATGATCAGCAGCATTGTACATGTAACAAACATTCCTCGAAAAAGAGTTGTTAAGTGGTTTGAAGACAAACGTGCTGAAGAGGGAGTTCCAGATCATCGTCTTCCTTACCAGCGCCATGTTCCTGAAACGGCttgaagatttttttctttggttatgTTTTTGTGCTGTAAGATCTGACAAATTTTACAATTGTATAGAATATATATTAGTTGCGGTTAGTTCGAATTAATTTCTTCCatgttaaagtatttttttcgtctttttcaatattatgtttttgttaatataGGTTGTGAATATCACAgaaatgtaaattataaatttttttcaaccaCCACTGATAATAGGTTTATTACTCAAGATtcttaaagttattttttagtcaataaaaattagtaattttttatctacattaatgaaattatttctCAAATTGGAGGAGTACGAGTCTATTAATTTGAAACTAATGGATATCAATTACATTTTTCTGTTGAAGTATGTtgtgatttttttgttgataagtataaagttaaattttttatattttgtattgaaaagtaattaaaatattctatccaaataaaataattaaaataataaatgtgaacaaaatatttgaaaaaaatggaaaatttccCATCTACTTTCATTGCAAGACGTTTGATGTTTTCGAAGTCTAAGCGAGATTCTTTAATTTCTTCGTctgcttaaaaataaattacttacaAAGCATAgcaaaatacttatttattttaatttataaataaaagtttaaaaatttgtaatagttaaatatgtagacaattgtaatttaaaagcaaataatATATGTTCAATTAAAAACATGATTATCAATTACTAGTATATACTATTTGAAAGAAGTCactgtaataattaaaaaaaataaaacttataagtgtaatttgaaaataaaaaaattaaagtttgaagtGATAATTTATTCTTAAGTTTTACTCATCTCATTGTATAAAgtccactttttcttttctctatgcCTCTAAAGTGAAATAATCATGTTATTATTGTAacgttttcatttttataagattaatagTTTGTATGCCTATTACCATTTTaactcttataaaaaaatagaagaaattacAGGAAGTAGGTCCCCGAGGTTGGTTCGTATAATTAGAGAACTCCCTTAAAAATTAACTCTcgttagatatatatatatatatataatcaaagattTTTTAGAGTTCATATGACTAAGCCTCTAAGCAATTTGAATCCGGAGTTTGtatgtaaagttttatattttatcttttatgaaacaatttttttaaaaaaaattaattcctttaCTTTTTTACTATAAAAGATCCTAACCATAAACATAATTGGatcaaaataatgaataaatattttgagtcataaataaatatttatttattagaagcAAATATTGATTACAATTATTAATGCAATGATTTAAATTGACAACTACTTTTGACGTATGTAATTTATAGTATTATCGTAATCCTACATAAGCTTCCAATGGGCATATATTTTGGGCTGTGTAGGTTCCTTTTTGAATTAGTATAAAGTGCAACTGCTGACAGAAACCCGAAAACAATGTTTTACCCAATGTTCTGTCCAAACTCCAAAATTTCCAAGTACCACTCATTCAACAtccttgttttatttatttatttttaagaggaaactaataaacaattatagacaaataaatatgtttttttacttCTGATTTTGAAGCTTAAAATAAAACTGGTTTTCAAATAATTCACCGCAGGCTTTGTTAGTAGCATTTTCTGACGAGAACATACAAATATCAGATTCGAAGTACACATTACTACTGTATACAAATATTTACCAggtaacttttattatttaattatataaaaaagcatttatattaaatataataaaatttaagtatgttaAAAATACCTTTTCATTAAATGGACACATATTCTCTTTTGTCGGTCACTGATACTATTGTTACAAAATATTGACAACAAATTAATTAGCGTTAGTTGTAACGGTCcagttattatatttgtaataggGTAGATCTGTAATTTGGTGGATGATGGAGCACATTTGTCAATGGTGTGGCACCGACAGCGGGTGAAAGGAAAACCGGAAGCGGCCGGTAATAAGTCGGACAGGCTGGTGCCACTTCAGGAAATATTCCACATGCCAAACTCCGCATCGCTTGGTGTCTCTTTCATGCTGCTAACACGTGTCTGCATGTGATTGGGTATCTGAGAAGAAACCAATGTAGCGACTGAGCCGAGCCTCAAAAGCCGGAGCTTAAGTGGCTTGGGAAGGCACCGGGAAAGGGTTCATCCGGTAAAGTAAATAACCATAAAACAGAGAGTGAGAGCGTGTTCTTAGCTTAGCTAGCTGTAGTATGCAAGTGAAGAGAGAGAGTGAGGAGATGGCGTATTGAATGGGCGAAGATTATCACGCTTTGCTTTTGCCTCCAAATTGATCTCTCTCTGCTCTGTCACGATCTTCGATCTGAAGCACTTTTTCTGTGAAGATGGAAGCGAGTGCGGGAATGGTCGCTGGCTCGCACAAACGTAACGAGCTCGTTCGGATTCGCCACGATTCTTCTGACAGCGGGGTTAGTTAACTCTCATACTCTCCCTAACAATGTTGTTTTCGTTTCATGCTTCTGCTTCAGATCTGATTTTCATTTGGAGTTCTTTTGCGTTACTTAGTTCGATCTTCGagtcttatttaattaattaagaaattaaggAATTGAATGATTATGACTCAGTGTAACTCTCTTAATCTGCAGTCTAAACCCTTGAAGAGCTTGAATGGGCAAATCTGTCAAATATGCGGTGATACTGTTGGATTGACTGCGACTGGTGATGTGTTTGTTGCTTGCAACGAATGCGCCTTCCCCGTGTGTCGTCCTTGTTATGAATACGAGCGAAAGGATGGGAACCAGTCTTGTCCACAGTGCAAGACTAGATACAAGAGGCACAGAGGTTAGCGAGTTTTTGATTTTTGGTGAAAGTGTTGTTGTGATCGAGTTTTGATTTGAATGAGCGACTGTGAAAATATCAGGAAGTCCTCGAGTAGAgggagatgaagatgaagtgGACTCTGATGACATAGAGAATGAGTTCAATTATGCCCAGGGAAAGGCCAAGGCCAGGCGGCAGTGGGAGGAAGATGCTGACCTTTCATCGTCGTCTAGACGTGAATCTCAACAGCCAATTCCCCTCCTCACCAATGGCCAAACGGTAATAGTATAATCCATTATTTTGTGGTTTTTATATGCCGATTATACTTTAGATTTGCGCTGCATATTTATACTTTAGCAAGGGTGTGAGAAGTGAGAGAGATGCAGAACAAGAAGGGTGGTGAGCAGAGATAGGATTTAGTGctccttttttttatcattattgcCGAAACTTTTGATGTCTCTTTTACTATGTTGAATTGTCTGGATAatgcattttttgttttctgttttattgATGGTCGGCTGGAGAGTAATGTAATCTTCTGATcacattttttaacttaatatgGTCAGATGTCTGGTGAGATTCCATGTGCCACTCCTGATACTCAATCTGTGCGAACTACTTCAGGTCCTTTGGGCCCATCTGAAAAGGTCCACTCACTCCCCTATATTGATCCAAGGCAACCAGGTATAGAGTTAAAGAACTGATGCTACAATGTGAGATTTAGTGGTTACTATGAAATTTATTCACCAAATCTTGTTATTAAAACAGTTCCTGTAAGAATTGTGGACCCATCAAAGGACTTAAATTCTTATGGTCTGGGAAATGTTGACTGGAAAGAAAGGGTTGAAGGTTGGAAGCTCAAGCAGGAGAAAAATATGGTACAAATGACCGGTAGATACGCCGAGGGGAAAGGAGGAGATGTTGAAGGGACTGGTTCTAATGGAGAAGAACTTCAAATGTAAACGACTCAGAccattttcattgatttttaatGATTATAGATCATAATTTGGAAAGTATTGCAAAAATCTTTGCAAATGTTGGTTAGacacttattattattattttctttgaatgaCATTCAAGATCATTAAAAGGTGATTCACATTCTCTTCCTTAGGAAGATTGCATTTGGTTGCAGTCATTAGATTAATAGTTTACTTGTGCTTGTgtcacaatttttaatttttgaagtgTGTGTATGCTAGGGGGAAGATGGTTATAGGTCtagatatttttcaattaagttcatAATTTGCAGGCAGAATATACAAGCTTTCAATATTTATCCATTTTGATTTACATTTCTTCTATtctaagttaaatttattttcccCTGACAGGGTTGACGATGCTCGACAACCCATGAGTCGTGTGGTGCCAATTCCTTCATCTCAGCTGACACCTTATCGTGTTGTTATTGTACTCCGGTTGATTATTCTTGGCTTCTTCTTGCAATATCGTGTAACACACCCTGTGAAAGATGCATACCCACTGTGGCTGACATCAGTTATTTGTGAGATTTGGTTTGCCTTATCCTGGATACTGGATCAGTTTCCAAAATGGTCTCCAGTCAATCGTGAGACTTATCTTGAACGGCTTGCTTTAAGGTCAGGATGGCCCATTTTATTCATCTTTTGTTGGGCTTTTGCATATTGGTTTAACAATCATGTGGCTTTTTCTGTCACTAATCTTGGCATGTATTCTTTTAGATATGATCGTGATGGAGAACCATCACAGCTAGATCCTGTTGATGTGTTTGTGAGTACAGTGGACCCCCTTAAAGAGCCACCTCTTGTAACTGCAAACACAGTGTTGTCTATACTTTCTGTTGATTACCCTGTGGACAAAGTTTCCTGCTACGTATCAGATGATGGTTCAGCTATGCTGACGTTTGAAGCACTATCAGAAACAGCTGAGTTTGCAAAGAAGTGGGTGCCCTTCTGCAAAAAGCACAATATTGAACCAAGAGCCCCGGAGTTTTATTTTGCACAGAAGATTGATTACTTGAAGGACAAGATTCAACCCTCATTTGTAAAGGAGCGACGATTAATGAAGGTTGTTTTTTGAGGCAATTGTTTTTCTGCTTCCAGTTATATACTTATATCTATTCATCTTTAATGCACCAAGTGAAAGGTTTTTTGACAGCTAGGCACGCAGTTCTATAACTTGAGCATATAACATCTTTACTCCCTCCACCCGTGGCCTACCTTATGGTTCATGAGTTTTAGAAAttaacataaatgttttttcttatcaGAGAGAATATGAAGAATTCAAAGTACGGATCAATGCCCTTGTAGCCAAAGCTCAGAAGATGCCAGAGGAAGGTTGGACAATGCAGGATGGAACTCCTTGGCCTGGAAATAATCCTAGGGATCATCCTGGAATGATTCAGGTATTATCATTTTCTCCAAAGTATATGTATAATCTTTTtgcagtttttttattttcaggcTGTAATATTTGTTTTCTGCAGGTGTTCTTAGGTCACAGTGGAGGGCTGGATACAGATGGAAATGAGCTTCCTAGACTTGTTTATGTTTCTCGTGAGAAGCGACCAGGCTTCCAACATCACAAGAAGGCTGGAGCTATGAATGCATTGGTTTGTCACACCGAAGCTTCTTATTTTATGTTCCATGGATTTGCTAATTAATGCTTTTATTAATGGCTTTCATCCGCATCTTGCTTCATTCATTGAAGTTTATGGTTTTTTATGTGTAGCAGTGGGTTTTTCTCATATGCTTTTGCTGGAACTAATATATATGATGAAAATAACCTACAACCTAATGCTGTGATTCAACATGGCAGAATGATACACTAACAGCTGAGTAACAAGTTTTCAAATATAGGATGTGAACAATGTTGGTAGTTGATCACTTGGATTTTGTATGAGTTAATACaggaaattattattattattccatCTGCAAACCAGCTTTAATATGTAATGCTTCGGTATGATATGGATGCTGCTTTTATTTACCCGAAAGATGTTTTAAAAGCATATCTAACCTTGGTTTACTTTGTGTGATGTAGATTCGTGTATCTGCTGTCTTGACCAATGGTGCATATCTTCTGAATGTGGATTGTGATCACTATTTTAATAATAGCAAAGCTCTGAAAGAAGCCATGTGTTTCATGATGGATCCTGTTCTTGGAAAGAAGACATGCTATGTGCAATTTCCTCAGAGATTTGATGGCATTGACTTGCATGATAGATATGCCAATCGCAATATTGTGTTCTTTGATGTAAGTCtcactttaattaatttattaggtttcgacatagaaaatattttctgttttcattGCTGTCTAATGCCTTGGCTAAATTTAATCTCTTTTCCGTTCCTTTCAGATCAACATGAAAGGTCAAGATGGTGTTCAGGGTCCAGTCTATGTGGGAACTGGTTGTTGTTTCAACAGGCAGGCTTTGTATGGTTATGATCCTGTTCTGACTGAGGAAGATTTGGAACCTAACATTATTGTAAAGAGTTGTTGGGGTTCTAGAAAGAAGGGAAAGGGTGGGAATAAGAAGTACATTGACAAGAAGAGGGCGATGAACAGAACAGAATCTACTGTTCCCATATTTAATATGGAAGACATAGAGGAGGGTGTTGAAGGTATGCTACTATGGAACTCTTGTTTATTCATGTGAACTTTTGTATGCTTGTTTCATATATTCTTATCGTCACCTGTAATTGACAAGTTTTACCGGTAATTTTCTCTAATTTGCTTTAGTTGCTGAATTATCTGAAAACAAGATAACAGATATCTTATGCTTGGTGATATGTAATGTGTTCTTTTTAAGGTTATGATGATGAAAGGTCACTGCTTATGTCTCAAAAGAGTTTGGAGAAGCGTTTCGGTCAGTCTCCAGTTTTTATTGCTGCCACTTTCATGGAGCAGGGAGGCATTCCACCTTCAACAAACCCTGCAACTCTTCTTAAGGAAGCAATCCACGTTATCAGCTGTGGTTATGAAGACAAGACTGAATGGGGAAAAGAGGTGAGCAGGGCAATTTAGCGTTGTGCTCTTAATTCCTGTTCTCTGGTATGAAGAAATGAGATGAGCATTGATGAGTAGCTTGTTTAGATATTAATTGAACATTTTCTGGCTTAATCAGATTGGATGGATCTATGGTTCGGTGACAGAAGATATCTTGACTGGGTTTAAGATGCATGCTCGTGGTTGGATTTCCATCTATTGCATGCCACCTCGCCCAGCATTTAAGGGTTCTGCTCCTATCAATCTTTCAGATCGTCTCAATCAGGTGCTTCGGTGGGCATTGGGTTCAATTGAGATTTTTCTTAGCAGGCATTGTCCCTTGTGGTATGGATACAATGGAAGGTTGAAGCCCCTGATGAGACTTGCTTATATTAACACTATTGTCTACCCCTTTACCTCAATCCCTTTGATTGCTTACTGTACGCTTCCTGCCTTTTGTCTCctcacaaataaatttattattcctGAGGTAAGctatttctctcattttttgctgataaatttataattccTAATATGATCTAATTGTCAGTGTGAACTACATAAATTCGGAAGTTCAATAACAATCGATTAACCTCATGCAGATAAGCAACTTTGCCAGCATGTGGTTCATTCTGCTCTTCGTCTCCATTTTTACTACTTCAATTCTTGAGCTTAGGTGGAGTGGGGTGAGCATAGAAGACTGGTGGAGAAATGAACAATTCTGGGTTATCGGTGGAACTTCTGCACATCTTTTTGCTGTGTTTCAGGGGCTTCTAAAAGTGCTTGCTGGGATCGATACAAATTTTACTGTTACATCAAAGGCATCGGACGAGGATGGGGATTTTGCAGAGCTTTATGTGTTTAAATGGACATCACTTCTCATCCCTCCTACGACGGTGCTTATTGTGAACTTGGTAGGGATTGTGGCTGGTGTGTCCTACGCCATAAACAGTGGTTACCAGTCTTGGGGTCCACTATTTGGGAAGCTGTTCTTTGCTATCTGGGTCATTGCCCATTTATACCCATTCTTGAAGGGTCTCTTGGGCAGGCAAAATCGTACCCCGACCATTGTTATTGTCTGGTCGGTTCTTCTTGCTTCAATATTCTCCTTGCTCTGGGTGAGGATTGATCCATTTACCTCAGGCTCCAACAGATTAACCAATGGTCAATGTGGCATCAACTGTTAGTTCTCTTACAAACATTCATTTTCTGTTGGTATTCCCTCTTGTCTGGAGACACTCAAGGTTGCTGTCGTGTATATAGCAAGAATTTTCAGCCTATCAAAGTTGTTTGGAGGATTGAACCCCTGAAATTGATGGGAATGTAACCCTCTCTGTAGCATTCGTATTTCTATTGTTTATTTATCTACATGTCCTTACAAGAATAGTAATGTTGAGGTGTatgcattatatttttttcccacaaaatataaattgtttatgcGAATATTTATTGAAAGCGAACAAAGTGatgtttttttgttcttttacaTGTCAGCTGATGATTGTTCTCTATCTCCAGAAGGGGACGGAGCAATTTAGAAATGAATGACAATTAGTAAGGAGACCCATTGTTTCAGAAGAATTGAGGGGTGtgtgaaaatatattcaaacacGTACTGTGTGCACTTGAATTATTGTTCAGCGTGTCTTTTTATATTCAATGTCTTCAGTCATTTGTCTTTAATCTTGGAGGCAGTCTTCCCTCGAAGAAGGCCTAACATTGGCCCTacgaaattaaaaaacatgaataGTGTCCATTATTAGTTCCTATCGTCATCAAAGGAAACAGGATGGCAGCCAGGCCGCTTTAAAGTGTTTGCTTTATTGCCTTTGTGCTTAGGTTTTTACCCTAACAAACAATTACCACAGACTCGTTACGTTGAAAAATTGCTCTGGAAATCACAAGTTTTAAGGATGGGTGACTAAAGATGTAAATCAACCGAAGCTAATTATTCCAATTCCGCTGACTTTTTAATGTTCCCATttgtttatgaaattaattatacCGATTTTAAATAGACTTAAGTAAGCTTAAAGTTAATACTTTTCGCATTCATTTACAcacgcatatatatatatatatatatatatatatatatatatatatatatatatatatatatatatatatatatatatatatcactagCTTCATTTTTAATACCTGACtatttttctaagaaaatagttattgtattatttttttattggtataTTAGTCTGAAAAAAATTCAGATACTACATAAACTTTTCAATAAAcagaaaagttaattaaattataaaggtttaatagtcaatttagtcctcactttggttgaaaaatctcaatttagtccctcgttataaaagtgttttacattagtcctaacttttaaaatggtgggtcagattggtccctttcgttaaatataagttaacgaaattaatggatgatgatgtgacaCAGCTTAAAGCTGATGTGTTAGATTGGTCCCTCTTTAGCTATAAGTTGTGTCACATCATCATCTATTAATttcgttaacttatatttaaccGAAGGGACCAATCTGACCCATAAAGTTAGgactaatttaaaacacttttataacgagggactaaattgagatttttcaaccaaaatgaggactaaattggctattaaaccaattataaaagagttaaacaaataaactcaatatttttaaacaaataaaactcAACTTTTGAATTAAAATCGGTTAAATAAATGATTGAAGTTTAAAtcattagttattttaaaattcatgtcCAAGTTTCAAGAATTTAACTCACCCTGATACGTTTATATAGCCTATTGATGACTACCACTTCTTCTGAAAATGCCTCGGGAGAATTTTGATTGCCAgtataattttatgttcttaAGAATCATGTTATTTGGAAATTATATTCAGAAATGATAAACCTTTGTTTCGATATctaataacttttgaaaaaaaaatatttaaaatttgcttgatattaaaattgaaaaacaaaataaaaaataaagatgtaaGAATCATAGTTATTATAGTTCATTATATTACACGGTCTCTCTCTGTTTGAGGTAGTCTATGATTTTAATcctctttctttaatttctttagatTTGTTGTCTTTGTCTAATATTGATTCTATAACTAATGAATATGGTCTTGTTAAAGCTACTTTTGTTAGAAACTTGTATAAGAAATTGAAGGCACAAATTGAAAAGAAGACGAAGAAATTAGCTTCTATAGCTAActaagagaggaagaagatgaagtttgaGCTAGGAGATTGGGCATGGTACACCTTAGAAAGGATAGATTTTCTTTCAAAAGGAAAACTAAGCTCCTATTTAGAAGAGATGGACTTTTACAAGTTCTTAAAGAGAATTAATGATAATACTTACATTGTTAATCTATCTAATGATTATAGAGTGAATTCTAGTTTCAACATTAATGACTTCTCTTCATTTGATATAGGTACTAATTTGAGGACAAATTCGCTTCAAGAAAATAATGGTAGATAATTATCCCTTGGGAAGAAGAACTTAAGAAAAAGTCATTGAAATTCAAATGACCAATTATAAGAAGGAACAAACacttgaaaaaacaaatattctcGAAACTTATGATGTTCAATGAAGATTGTATATCAAGGAACATAAAAATCATGTCTTGAAGAATAATTATAcaataacttaaataattaaaaatatttgtgattttcttttaattacaaattgtgtttttaaattttcaagttatttttagATACAATGtctttgaattttcttttttaggattttttgactaaaatatttgtacacCAAATACATATGTCTTTGAATCATATTACATGCATTTTCATTCAGAgagaatattaaattatgatatcTTTAAGATTCAAATTAGAAACAATTATgcttttttctaaacaaaatctTATTAATTTGTCTACGCAATTTTGCTATTATTGCCTAGCAATGTTTGTTTTTTGCTTCACTTACCTATTGTTTGCTGCTGGGAACTTCCCTGTGCAACAAAATGATTAGATAAATCTGTATGACTAaattttggttgaaatttaAGTGCCAAAAGTAAGATTCTGTCTTAGAATTCAGAGATCGACTTCCAaaatgggaaaaagaaaaacatgctGCATCAGAAGATGTGGCAGCAGTGAAGCATAAGCCAGAAAAAAAATGCTGCATATGCTAAAGCAATTGATTCTATGAGAAGATGAACATATTTAAAAAGGTCAATAATCAGTCACTTGCAAAATTGACAAGAATACATCAAAgagtttattttgatttgaccATGAAGATGACAATGAAATGGAAAAATACAAAAACGACAAAACCAATACTCCGTTCTCAATTCCTTATAAATGTAATCTGTGAGGGTGGAAAAAATTCGGTACTGAAAGAGAAATCCAAAATAAGTTATTGGAGTAAGCATGAACAGAGCAAAGCAGTTCTGCTTCTTGATCTCAATAGAAACAGAGCACTTTATTTGAAACATCCTAATCCTCCTCATCGTCCTCTAGAAAGATCCTCTTGCATGCTTCGTAGCACATGAAAGAGATTCCAGCGGCCGGTATCAACTTCATGCAACTTGGTACCAACCCTCTGTATAAACCTTGGATCCCTTCTTGTTCTAGTATGCATGCAAGGGCATGAAACATATTCTTGTAAACCTGTCTTCCACTGAGGGTACCAAGCTGCATTTGCTTGCGAGCTACCTCCATTGGAAAAGTTGAACTACTTGAAATAGCACCAGCTACAGAACCGATCAAAAGGGTCTCAATATTCCCCACCTTCTCTTGTTTAAAAActttcttgtatgccttctttAGAGTGTCATAGGCATAGTAATTGGCTGCAGCATAGGGCACAACTCCTATAAGACTAGCTGTAAGACCACTGTAAAGTTCTGCAGGACCCTCATCTCGGATTATTTTCAAGAATGCATGAAGCAGACCATCATAAACATCTCTCTGCAAATCAACAATCAAGTTttactttttcctttcattttcttatgGGATGGATGCTGAGACTCTTATATAGGAAAGCAAGCAAacattttttaaccttttttatacACATACCTGGACAGTTAGTCGAGTCTTGACTAATTCAAGAGGATAGGTACATATAGTTGAAGTCACTCCAGCACAGGCACCTGCAATCAATGATGCAGGAATTGGGAATTTGGACTCTTCCCCAGGCTTTGGGGATAGGTTCTTGTTCACTGTATCGAAAGTAAATAGCTGCAGGAACAGGTGAAAATATATTGAGATATACATAAAAACTATCATGTAGCTTTGATAACTGATAGGTTTTTAATGCTTTCTA
This DNA window, taken from Vigna radiata var. radiata cultivar VC1973A chromosome 5, Vradiata_ver6, whole genome shotgun sequence, encodes the following:
- the LOC106759632 gene encoding adenine nucleotide transporter BT1, chloroplastic/mitochondrial, with amino-acid sequence MDPYQKEKSNLCNKSQVTRPLPLMGRRRVQLFDEKSDGFFSVSCLGFQSEDRCYQFGGLFASISQMGLGVGVQPSDPSDSRDNGDTKLPFNELFIKYQGKDEVVKERVDGKKRKGGISLKLKIKNPSLRRLFSGAIAGAVSRTAVAPLETIRTLMMVGNSDHSTTEVFHNIVKTDGWKGLFRGNFVNVIRVAPSKAIELFTFDTVNKNLSPKPGEESKFPIPASLIAGACAGVTSTICTYPLELVKTRLTVQRDVYDGLLHAFLKIIRDEGPAELYSGLTASLIGVVPYAAANYYAYDTLKKAYKKVFKQEKVGNIETLLIGSVAGAISSSSTFPMEVARKQMQLGTLSGRQVYKNMFHALACILEQEGIQGLYRGLVPSCMKLIPAAGISFMCYEACKRIFLEDDEED
- the LOC106761937 gene encoding cellulose synthase A catalytic subunit 1 [UDP-forming], with product MEASAGMVAGSHKRNELVRIRHDSSDSGSKPLKSLNGQICQICGDTVGLTATGDVFVACNECAFPVCRPCYEYERKDGNQSCPQCKTRYKRHRGSPRVEGDEDEVDSDDIENEFNYAQGKAKARRQWEEDADLSSSSRRESQQPIPLLTNGQTMSGEIPCATPDTQSVRTTSGPLGPSEKVHSLPYIDPRQPVPVRIVDPSKDLNSYGLGNVDWKERVEGWKLKQEKNMVQMTGRYAEGKGGDVEGTGSNGEELQMVDDARQPMSRVVPIPSSQLTPYRVVIVLRLIILGFFLQYRVTHPVKDAYPLWLTSVICEIWFALSWILDQFPKWSPVNRETYLERLALRYDRDGEPSQLDPVDVFVSTVDPLKEPPLVTANTVLSILSVDYPVDKVSCYVSDDGSAMLTFEALSETAEFAKKWVPFCKKHNIEPRAPEFYFAQKIDYLKDKIQPSFVKERRLMKREYEEFKVRINALVAKAQKMPEEGWTMQDGTPWPGNNPRDHPGMIQVFLGHSGGLDTDGNELPRLVYVSREKRPGFQHHKKAGAMNALIRVSAVLTNGAYLLNVDCDHYFNNSKALKEAMCFMMDPVLGKKTCYVQFPQRFDGIDLHDRYANRNIVFFDINMKGQDGVQGPVYVGTGCCFNRQALYGYDPVLTEEDLEPNIIVKSCWGSRKKGKGGNKKYIDKKRAMNRTESTVPIFNMEDIEEGVEGYDDERSLLMSQKSLEKRFGQSPVFIAATFMEQGGIPPSTNPATLLKEAIHVISCGYEDKTEWGKEIGWIYGSVTEDILTGFKMHARGWISIYCMPPRPAFKGSAPINLSDRLNQVLRWALGSIEIFLSRHCPLWYGYNGRLKPLMRLAYINTIVYPFTSIPLIAYCTLPAFCLLTNKFIIPEISNFASMWFILLFVSIFTTSILELRWSGVSIEDWWRNEQFWVIGGTSAHLFAVFQGLLKVLAGIDTNFTVTSKASDEDGDFAELYVFKWTSLLIPPTTVLIVNLVGIVAGVSYAINSGYQSWGPLFGKLFFAIWVIAHLYPFLKGLLGRQNRTPTIVIVWSVLLASIFSLLWVRIDPFTSGSNRLTNGQCGINC